The Streptomyces sp. NBC_01439 genome contains the following window.
CGACCTCGCGGACACCGCTTCACGCCGCGCGCGCAGGCCGGCCGCCCAGTGCCGTCGCACCGCGTCCTCGTGCTCCGCTTGTTCCAGGGCCAGATCTGCCGCGGCCAGCTCCCGATGCATCCGGGGGATCCAATGCCGGCGCAGCACGCGCACCCGCAGCCGCGTCCGGTGGGTCTCCTCGGCGAGCAGGCGGGCGGCGGTGCGGGCCGCCGCGAACTCCGCGGCGGCCCGCACCGCCTCGCGGTAGGCGCCCTCGGCCACGACGAGGGCGGTGTTGCCCGGGGTGGGCTCGGCCGCGGCGCGCGCGGCGGGTGTCCAGGAGACACCGGACGGGTGGCGTACCCCCATCGTCGCGGTCCACTCCACTGTGGCCTCCGCCCGGTCCGCCACCACTGCTGATGCCAGCGCCTGTTCCCCGCCGAGCAGCAGTCCGCGCAGCAGCCACGTCTCCGCTTCTCCCAGGTGCTGCCGCCACCCACGGTCTGCCTCCTCCTCCGCCCGCCGCAGCTCCTGTTCATGGACCAGGAGGATGTGCAGTTTGCGCTCCAGCAGGTCGGCTCCGCGCAGCGCGGTGTCCAGGCTGCGCCGCAACCTGAGACGGCCCGCTCGCCCTGGCGGTACCCGGTGCTGCCCGGTCATGGGTGCGGCCCCCCGTCGTCGTGATGGGCGTCGTACAGAGCCGCGGGGATCATGGTGAGCCGGCTACGCGGCAAGGCGTGCAGCACCTCCCAGGCGCGGTCGAGGGCTTGGTCGAGCGGCCTGTGCTCGTCGGGCCGCTGGGCGAGGAACCTCGTCAGCCAGGCATGTTCGAGGTCCAGGTACCGCAGGTCCGCCGGGCTCAGCGCGGGCCGCCCGATCAGATCGGCCAGCTCCCGCACCTGCCGGGCCCGCGCGAGGGCGGCGACGAGTTGCGCGGCCACGTCCAGATGGTCCTCCCGGGTCCGGCCCGGTCCGGCCCCCTTCCGCATGAGCCGCGACAGCGAGCCGAGCGCGTCCAGGGGCGGATAGACACCGAGGGCGTGGGCCTCGCCGGACAGTACGATCTGGCCCTCCGTGATGTACCCGGTGAGATCCGGCACGGGATGGGTGATGTCCCCGGCCGGCATGGTGAGCAGCGGCAGCACGGTGACCGACCCCGGCCGGCCCCGGATCCTTCCGCAGCGTTCGTACAGCGAAGCGAGATCGCTGTAGAGGTAGCCGGGATACGCCCGCCGCGCCGGGATCTCGCCGCGGGCGGCGGACACCTCGCGCAGCGCCTCCGCGTAGGCCGTCATGTCGGTCATCACCACCAGGACGTGCCGGGCTTCGTCGAAGGCGAGGTGTTCCGCGATCGTGAGCGCCAGCCGCGGAGTGAGCAGCCGTTCGATCACCGGTTCGTCGGCGGTGTTGAGCAGCAGGACCAGTTCCCCGGAGGCGGAGCGCTCCGCCAGACCCTCACGGACGAAAGAGGCGTCGGGGTGGGTGAGTCCCATCCCGGCGAACACCACGCTGAACGCCTCGCCCGCGCAACTGGACTGTGCCGCGATCTGGACGGCCAGTTCGAGGTGCGGCAGCCCCGCGGCCGAGAAGACCGGCAGCTTCTGGCCCCGTACCAGGGTGGTGAGCACGTCGATGGCGCCCACCCCGGTCAGCACCGGCTCGGAAGGTGGTTCCCTGCGCACCGGGTTGATCGGCGTCCCGCCGACCGCCGCGTAGGTGGCGCCCAGGACCGGGGGACCACCGTCGGCCGGCTCACCACGGCCGTTGCAGATCCTGCCCAGCCAGCCGGTACCGACCGGAATGCGCAGCGGCGTTCCCGCGAAGGCGATGCGGGTGCCGGACGGATCCATGCCGGCCGTGTCCTCCAGGACCTGCACCACGGCGAGGTCGTGGTCCACTTCCAGCACCAGCCCGTGCCGCCGCTCGCCGGAGCCGAGGGTGATCCGGACGAACTCGTCCCACCCGACGCCGCTCACGCCGCCGACGACGAGGAGCGGGCCGCGCACCTCGCGGACGTCCGTGTACTCCACCTCGTACCCGGCCGTCACAGCGCCTCCCCGAGCCGTGCCAGAACCGTGTCCCGGGCGGCTTCCACCGCCGTCGTGTCCTCGGGGCCGGCTTCCTCACGGGCGCGCAGCAGCGGCGTGAAATCGACGGCTTCGACGGCGTCCGCCCGTGCACCCGAGTCGGCCAGTTCGCCGCAGCGTGCGACCACCGTCAGGACGGCTTCGGCCAGGGCGGCCGTCTTCGCGGGCGAGCAGTAGGAGTCCAGCGGCGACAGCGCATTCTGCTGCAGGACGCCCTCGCGCAGCAGGCGGCCGGCGAGCACGCTGACGCGCTCCTGCGGGGGCAGCGCGGCGACGCCGACCAGCTCGACCAGGTCGGCCAGCCGGTCCGCCTCGGTCAGGAGGGCGGCCACCCGGGTACGCCGCTGCGGCCAGTCCCGGTCGCCGGCCCTCTCGCGGGCAGCGGCGAGTGCGGCGACATCCCGGGAGAAGGAAGCGGACCACGAGAGCGCCGGATAGTGGCGGGCGTAGGCGAGGTCGCGGTCGAGGGACCACAGACACCGGACGAAGCGCTCCGTATGTGCGGTGACCGGTTCGGTGACATCACCGCCGGGCGGGGACACGGCGCCGATCACCGTGACCGATCCCGTGCGGCCGCCGAGGGTGCGTACAGCGGCGGCCCGCTCGTAGAAGGCGGCCAACTCGGAGGCGAGACGGGCGGGGTAGCCCTCCTCGGCCGGCAATTCGCCCATCCGGGAGGCGAATTCCCGCAGGGCCTCCGCCCACCGGGACGTCGAGTCGGCGATCAGCACCACGTCGAGGCCCATGTCCCGGAAGTACTCGGCGACCGTGGCGGCGGTGTGGATGCTCGCCTCGCGGGCCATCATCGGCATGTTGGAGGTGTTGGCGATGACCACCGTACGGTCGTGCAGCCGCCCGCCGGTGCGCGGATCCTCCAGCTCGGACAGCTCCGCGATCACATCGGCCATCTCGTTGCCGCGCTCCCCGCAGCCGACGTAGACGATCACATCGGCGTCGCACCATTTGGCGATCTGCTGAAGGAGCACGGTCTTGCCCGTGCCGAAGCTGCCGGGCACGGCGACGGTGCTGCCCAGCGCCATGGGGAACAGCAGGTCGATCGCCCGCTGCCCGGTGGTCAGCGGTTCCACCGCGCCGAGCCGCTCGCGCACCGGCCGAGGCTTGCGCACCGGCCACCGGGCGGACATCCGGATCTCCTTGCCCGCGACGACCGCCACGACCGTGCCCTCGTCGTACGAGCCCGCCGGGGCGATCCGCGTCACCGGACCGGAGCAGCCGGGTGGTACCAGCACGCCCAACGGGACCGGCAGGCCGATCTCGCCGAGTACTTCGCCCTCAGCGGCCTGCCCGCCCTCGGGCACGGACGGCGTGAACGACCAGGTGCGCTCCTCCGGCATGCCCGTGTGCCCCGCCGTCAGCCGGTCGCCGGCGTGCGCCAACGGCCTGAGCAGACCGTCGAAGACCCCGCCGAGAAGCCCGGGCCCCAGCCGCACCGAGAGCGGCCCGCCCTGCGGACGTGCCGGGCCGCCCGGGGCCAGACCACCCGTGTACTCGTAGGCCTGGGCGGTGACCACGTCCCCTCTGATGGACACGACCTCCGCGGGGACGGCGGCCTCCCCGAGCAGCACGACGTCGTGCATGGCCGTGCCGCCGGTGTAGGTCAGTTCGACGAGCGGTCCGGCGACGCGCAGGATCCGCGGCGCTTCCACGGCGTCGTGCGGCGCCTTCACGGCGCCCACAGGGTCTCCGCCTCCGGGCCCGCGCGCTCCAGCGCACGCTCGGCCAGGGAGGTCAGGGTGAGATCGACCCGGCGGCCCGGGGCCTCGGCCAGCACTCCGCCGTCCGCGACGGCCGTGACCGACGCTCCGGGTCCGAGCAGGTCTCGTGCCCGCGCCTCCAGGCGGGCCCGCAGTGCCGCGTGGTCGGTGGGGGCGTGCAGGACGCCGTCGATGACACGCCGGCGGAGGTCCTCGTACACCTCTTTCCGGGCCTGGAGTTCGAGTGCGTACGCGCGCCGGCGGGCCCGTACGACTTCGCCTGCCGCGAAGGCGGCACCGTCCGCCCGGCCCTGGCGGCGGGCCCGCTCCAGGGTCGCCGCGGCCTTGTCGCTGCCGGACGCGAGGGTACGACGGGCGTCCTCGGCAGCCTCGGCGAGCAGGGAGTCGGCCGCCTCGTGTGCCACACGCAGGAGCTCGGCCCGTGCCGGTTCCAGCGTGTCGGCCCACTCCGTGCCCGTGGCGGTCATGAAGGCATCACCGCCACCAGCGGCTCGGTGCTGTCGATCCCGGGCCCCAGCGCTGCCGCCGCGGCGGGAGTGACGATGACCAGCGCGACGTCCCCGGAGAGCTCCCTCCAGGCCCTGCGGATGTCCTCCGGCCGTTCAGCCGGATGTACGTCCACCCCGGCGAGGGCAAGGCCGGCCACTTTGACCTGTTCGCCGATGGCGGCCACCGTACCCATGGTCAGGCCTGTCCGATCAGCAGGATCGCGACCACCAGGCCGTACACCGCGATGCCCTCGGCCAGCCCGACGATAACGATGGCCCGGCCGAAGAGTTCGGGCCGCTCACCCAGCGCGGCGAGCGCGGCCGCCCCGGTGTAGGCGACGGCGAGGGCCGACCCGATCGACGCACCGGCCACCGCGATGGCGGCCGAGTACAGCGCGGCCGAGTTCGGCCCGGCCGGCTCGCCGCTCTGCTGTACGGGAGCACCCTGCGCGGCGCCGTTGAGCCCGGTGACCAGCAGCGCGACGGCGCCTGCCAGGAGCAGCAGGTTCGAGGCGAGCAGCCATCGCACGGCTGATTTCGGCCGCCGCCGGGCCAGCAGACGAACGGCCCAGAGAGCGAATGCCAGCAGGGGAAGGACGATCAGCCATGCGATCACGAGGTCACCTCCGCGTCGGCGGCCGTGCGAACGTGCCAGGGACGGAACGGTCGCCCCTCGGTCTCGAAAACCCGTGAGAAGATCTCGTAGAACTCCAGCCGCAGTGCCTGTACCGCGGCGACCAGGGCCTCCAGCGCGACGGCAGCGGCGGTTCCTGCCACGAACACCACGACCGCGGCGAGCAGGTACCCCGGACCGCGGTCCGCGAGCCCCGCGGTGCCCCGCCACACCAGGTCCGCCAGCGCGGCATGGGTGAGACCGAACGCGGCGAGCCGGGCGAACGACAGGGTGTTCGTCCCGGTCCGCACCACGACGTCGAAGAGCCGGACGCCGGTCTCGGCCGCCCCGGCCGCCCCGCCGGCCGTGCCCTGGAACAGCCCCACGCCCGCCAGCGCCAGCCCGGCAGCCGCGAGCACGGCCCCGGCGACGACAACCGGGCAGTGGTGCAGATACAGCCCCCAGCAGCCCAGGCCGAGGCCGAGCAACAGCGCGAGCCCCGCGGAGCCCGAGGCCGCGTACAGGGCGCGGCCCGGTCCGTCCTCACGCCAGCGGTTGACGGTACCCGCGGCCAGGGCGAGCGTCAGCAGCACCGCGCCGATGCCGATCGAGACAGCCAGCAGCCGCTCCGGCTCGTCCAGCGGGTTCAGCCACAGGACGGGCAGCAGCCCGGTGGGGCCGAAGAATTCGCCGTAGGCGAAGCCCGCCAGCATTCCGGCTGCCCCCGCCCCGGCGAGGAAGGGCCACAGCCGCCGCCATCGCGCGAGTTTCCGCGGGCGGCCGAGCCGCAGCGTCAGCGCGGCGAGCAGCAGCAGTCCACCGTGCCCGACATCGCCGAACATCAGGCCGAACATCGCGACGTAGACGATTCCGGCCGGCCAGGAAGGGTCGAAGTCCTTGTACGGCACCGTGCCGAACGTCGTCACGAGCGGAGTGAACCCGCCGGCCGGCCGCTGCGCGCCACGCAGGAGGGTGGGTGGATCGACGCCCCTCGGCGCACCCAGGGGTACCAGCGCGCCGCCGATGGGAGCCAGCCGCTGTCCGAGCCGCGACACCTCCGCCGCCGGACACCATCCGGCCAGCGCGGCGACCTCCCCGCGTCGCACCGCGCTGTACAGCCGCTCCTCCAGCTGTGCCTCGCCCGCCAGCAACTCCACCCGGCCTTCGCGTTCCAGCGCATCGAGGTCGGGCGCCGCGGCCGCCAGCACGGGCTCCCTCCCCGGTGTCCGTATCCGCTGAAGCCGTCTGCCCGCCGGGCCGGGCCCCATTTCTTCGAGGCGTTCCAGCTCGACGCAGCCCGCGTCGGCGACCCGTACCAGGGTCTCCCGCAGAGCCGCGTACGGCGCGACGACCGCCACCCGTCGCATACGCACCGGTGTGAGGGCCTCAGACGATGGCATCGAGCACCTCCAGCGACCCTCCGCCGCGTGCTGCCAGCTCCAGCCCGGCCCGTACGCGCCAGGCATCCGCGGACAGTACGGCCACAGCCCCCACCACGGGGGCGGGGCCGTGACGCGGGATGCGCAGCAGGCCGGCACCGTCGTCCGCCAGCACCTGCCACCAGCGTGCCTCCGCCTGCCACAGCTCGTGCGGGTCGGCGATGCCGTCCACGGCCCAGCGTGCGGTCGCCGGCAGACGACGCCGGAAGTCACCGAAGTCAGTCGCGTCCACGGCCCGGGAGCCCAGCAGCCGTACCGCGTGCGTCCGCGCCGGTCCGGGGAGCGGGCGCCCGCACACGTAGTGCTCGCGCGCCGTCAGCAGGGCCGCCCGGCCGACGGCCCAGCGCCGCGCGGGCCCCACGGTCCTGCAGACCTGGTCGGCGGCCGCCATCCGCAGGGTGGTGAGCACTGCCCGGGGGGTGTCCGCGCCAGGGTCGCCCCAGGGCGAGGAGGCGAGGGCCGAGCGGAGTTCCGCCGGGGTCCCGGCGTGTTGGAGACGACGCCATGCCGTGCCCAGCGTGCCGAGCCGGTAGGGCGCCGGCTCCGGCGCCCCGGAGAACGAGCGCAGGCGGGCCTCGACGTTCGCGATCTCGAACCCGGCTGCCAGCGGCCGGAGCAGATCCGCTCCCGAGCGCGGCAGCCAGCCGGCCAGCACTCTCAGCTGCCACAGCAGGGTCGCGGACACCGCCCGCTGAACATCGGCGAGCTCCGACTCGGCATGCAGGCGTCTGCCGTACGGCGTCGTGGCCAGGGATCGCAGCGCCTCGCCCAGTGTGGCGCACGCCGCCGGCTCCCGGCCGGCGTAGGCACCGGCGCACAGGGAGACCAGAGCCCTCGCCCGGATCACTCCCGCGACCCACCCGGCGCCCACCGGGCCCTCCCCACATCGGACAGTTCACTGAAGGCGTCGTCGACCACGCGGTCGGCCAGAACGGGCAGCCGGGCATCCGCCCTGCGGCGCAACGCTTCGGCGGCGTGTACCCCGGAGGCCATGATCTGCGCCGCTTCCGCCCGCGCTGCCCGTCGAGCGGGCGCCTCGGCCAGCTCCCGCGCCTGCCGTGCCCCGGCCTCGGCCGCAGCCACGATCTCCGCCGCCCGGACCGCGGCCCGGTGACGGATGCCCTCGGCCTCCCGGACCGCCTCGGCGCGGATCTCCGCCGCCTCCGCCTGAACTTCCGCAAGCCCGGCCAGCAGCGGATCCAGCTCGGCTGAGAGTTCCGCCTCACGGTCGGCGGGGACGCCCGTATCGGCCGGGCCCGGGGTGCCCCAGGGGCGGAATCGTGCCAGGAAGTCCCAGAACCTCACCACGAGAGCCCTCCTGCCGTCGGGTGTTCTCTCCAGTCTCGCCACCCACGGGCGACCTGTCTCTTCGGGACGAGCCGCCCGCCCGCCCCCTACGAATTGCCGGGGAGGTGTGCGCGGTGAATGCGGGGCCTCGTTCGGCATGGCGAGGACGGGCCGGGCACGGGGTCGGGCTTCCCATTCGCCGACTCGCCTTCGGCCTCAGGCGCAGGTGGCTGCGTTGGCATCTCCCGGTGTGTTGCGATCTCGCCGTCGAATCGCCGCATCGCGGGCAGGGTCAAACGCCTCGGTGCTGGGGGTGAGCATCGCTGCGGCGGCTGCGGCCACCCCCAGCGCGGAGGCGCCGACGGGATCCTCTCCGGCGACTCGGCGGACGGGTGCGAACGCTGGTTCGACCAAATGCGCTACGGACAGTACGTGGACGACATTGCTGTGAACGGCCGGGGGGCAGGCACCCCAGGCCCTCGACCTCCTCCAGGAGGCCGTACTCGCCACCGACGCCCTCATACCTGAATGACCAAGGCGTGGGCCGCGTGCGCCATGGTGATACTCGGCTTCGGTGGTCCGCCGCGCGTTTCCACCGCCTCGGTCCACAGCGGCTGACAGCCGTGCACCGCACGATCAGGACCCACGAGAACGGGTCGGGCCGTTTCCGTCGACCGGTGCGTGCGGGCCGATTTCGTCCCGGGGGCCAGGAGGCTCCTCAAGGACGCTCCAGGCGACCGGGCCGAGCAGATCCGCCACCCTCCGGAAGACGTCCATCAGCAGATCGTCCACTGTCAGCATGCCCACGACACGTTGTCCGTCGAGGACGGGAAGGCGCCGGACGCTGCTGTTGCGGAACGTCTCGTAGGCGGTGTGGATGTCGCTGGCAAGGGCGACGGTCACAACCGGGGTGGTCATGATCTTCCTTACCGGTTCGTCGAGATCGAGCCCCGCGGCCACCGCGCGCACCGCGATGTCACGATCGGTGACGATGCCGTGAAGTCCTTCACCCTCCGTCACAACCAGACAGCCGACGCCATAGACGTCCATGCGGCGGGCCGCCTCGCCGATGGTCGTCGTGGCGTTGACGGACACTGCGGGCGCGGACATGGATGCGGACACGCTCATTGTCCGGCTCCTTCCCACTGGCTCCGTATCGTTCATCCTAGGTCGGGTTACAGGACCCCGGCGAGGGCCGAGCGGGCCTCCACGGTGGGACCGAATGGCCCTGTACTCCTCACTTCCAAGGCTGCCGATCGACGTTGCTCGTCAAGCGTCGGAGTCGCACCGGTGATGCTGCTCGGTTCTCGGGCGGTCCGACCGAGGGGGATCGATGAGGGCGATCTTCTGGGAACGTGTGGAGCGGCGGAACTGTCCGACCATCACCGGCCGACGCTTCCGGGGCCTTGGGCGAGCCGGCCGGGAAAGCGTCGAGGTCGTGCACGTCGCTCGGTGCCCGGTCCCGCTTGGGACCGCGCCGCCCGCCCACGCCCCGCGGCGGCCAGGGGCACGTCAACGCCATTGCCCGTCGTGGCGCGGCCACCGACCCCGTCAGACGGCTGTCAGGGAGCCGGGGAGCTGGGCCAGTACGTCTTCGGCATGGGTGACGACGGGCATGCCGGCCGCGCCGGTCGCCGGCGGTGTCTTGTGGAAGCCGTGGTAGGTCATCGTCCCGCCGGACAGGAACGCCGTCTCCCAGCCGCCCTGGCGCAGCACGCAGTAGGCGGTGTAGCTGCGGAAGCCGGAGCGACAGTACATGTAGACACGGCGGTCGCGGGGGATCTCGGACAGCCGCTCGCGCAGCTCGGTGTACGGGATGAGGACGAAAAACTCGGCCTGGGTACGGGTGTCGAGGATCAGGGCCCGTTCGGCGCACTCGGGGAACTCCTCCGGGTACCAGAGGTGGATGTCGCCGCGCAGCAGGTTCGCGACGAGGAAGCCGACCATGTTGACCGGGTCCTTCGCCGATCTGTAGGAGAGTTCGAGGTGTTCGAGGTCGTAGACGCTCATCCCGGCGCGCTGCGCGACCGCGAGGACGTCGATGCGTTTGTCGACTCCGTCCCGGCCCAGCACCTGCGCGCCGAGCAGCCTGCCTTCGGCGGGGTCGAAGAGGACCTTCATGAACAGTGCTGCGGTGCCGGGGTAGTAGGCGGCGTGGCCGCTGGGGTGGGCGTACACCTTGCGGTAAGGGATAACGGACCGGCCCCAGTGGCAGCGTCGCGGGTCCTCCAGGAGCCCGCCTCCCCGGTCGCGGGTGCATCGTCCTCGAACCGGAACGCTCCTGCGGCCTTCACCCGGGCAGCTCGCGCGGCCTCCGCGGGGGGTACCCCCTGCCCGGTCAGATGGCACATCTCCTCCAGACGGGCGATGTTCTCCGGGAGCCAGCGCCGATGCTTGCCCGCGACGCGGACAGCGGGCCCGATCGCATAACGCCGCTCCCACGAACGCAGCGTCCCGCTGCCACTCCGAGACGCTGCGCCACGGCTCCCGTACTCATGCCGACCACAGGCGGTGTCAGGGGCTGCTCTTCGACTTTCACGGGTTCAGCTGCCAGATGGACGCGTTGAGGACGGTTGCGAAGGCCACCCACAACAGGTAGGGGACGAGCAGGAGCGCAGCGGTCCGGCTCAGCCGCCGGAACAGGACAACCGTGGTGGCGAGCGCGGCCAGCAGCAGGACGATGTCCAGAAGGGCGAGCCCGAACTGCCGGGCCGCGAAGAACAGCGGGGTCCAGGCCAGATTGAGGGTGAGCTGCACCGACCACCACATGTGGGCCCGGCGCACGCGCAGACGATCCGGTTGGCGCCCGACCAGCCAGGCCGCAACCGCCATCATCCCGTACAGCACGGTCCAGACGGGCCCGAACAGCCAGGCCGGCGGGGCCCAGCCGGGCCGGACCAGCGCCGCATAGACCTCACCCGCATCGGCGGAGGCAAGTGCTCCCAGTGCCGCGACGCCGTAACTCACGGCGAGGAAGCCCGCGAGGGCCCACCACTGCCTCGATCCGTGCGGGCGGGCCGGGGCAGGCATCGGTGCTGGTGTCGCGGAGTGTGCCACGGCTGTCTCCCGGTGTACTCGATGACTTCCGACGTGCAGCGAGACCTGCGTCCGCCGCGGGCCGGCAGCTCTTCCGCGCGGACACAGCTTCGTTGCTGCCTGCCTCCTCTTCTCCTGCCGCGCCGCTGCCGGATGCGCCAGCCGGGACCGTCCGACAGCGGTGCGGTCGGGCATCACCACCCCCGTGTACCCGGCGGGCCTTTGAAAGGCCCGTTGATCTCGGAAGTGATCCAGCCCCCGTAGAAGTCTCCCGGCTGCGCGACCACCTCCTCGTCCCCGACTCGGCAGTGATCCACTCGGGACGGGTAGAAGGCAAGGAACCCGGCGATGGCGGCGAATCCGGGGGAGGGGTTCTCGTAGCTCCGCCGCCAGACGAGGTCGTACCTTCTCCTCAACCGTCCGGCGCCGACCCCCCGACCATCCGACCGCACCTCGCACCGTTCGTGCACCTTGAATCCCTCCCCGCGAGATCAGAGCTTCGCGTGGTTGGCAACGGAAGCCGTCCTGTGCCACGGCTGCCCCGCCGGCTCACCCGCCATCTTCTCGACCTCGGGTCAGGCCATCAGGGCGGTCAGTTGCTGAGCGGCTCGTCGGGGGCCGTGCAGGCGTACGTGCCGCCGCAGTTCTTCGACGCCGCGCCCGGGGGCGTCCAGAAGTGCGGAGACCGCCTGGCCTGCTCTCTCGGGGTCCAGCCGGTGCGGGTCGAGGCACAGGCCCGCTCCGGACCTTTCGGCGTCGTGGGCGACGGAGAACTGATCGCTGGAGAAGGGCAGCACGAGGGCGGGCACACCGGCCGCCAGGCATTCGGTGAAGGAGTTGTTGCCTCCGTGGTGGACCATGGCGTCCACCTGCCGGAGCAGTGCCTGCTGCGGTACGGTCGCGGCCAACGCGACCCGGGGGCCTGCCAGACCCGCCAGTGCCTCGGCCTGGTCCCCGGCTGCGACGATCACCGAAGTGTCGGGGCGCTCGGCGAGAATGCCGCGTGTCACCGACTCCAGCACGTCCCGCCGGGCCGAGAGGAACGTCCCCAGTGCGACCAGCACCAGACGCCGGCCGGCCTGGCGCAGGCGGCTCACTTCGGAGTTCCAGAAGGGGCCCGGGTCGAGTGTGCCGGTGGGGGTGAGGTGTCCGGTGAATACGTAGTCCGGGCCTTCGGGGCGTGGGGGCAGCCAGTTCAACCGGGGATAGTTCAGCACGACGGCGTGTGGAGAGCACAGAGTGAACGCCCGGCTCGGTACGGGTCGGTGTGGCGCGTGGCGGGCGATGAACTGTCTCGCTCGTCGACCGTCTGTGGCGGAAAGCCAAGCAGAGCGCAGGCATCACAAGGAAGATCACCCCGCACTGGCTGCGCCACTTCTTCGCCTCGGCGGGACTGTCCAAGGGCGTACCGGTGACGGACATGGCCGAGTGGCTCGGGCACCGGGATCCACGCATCACCCACGAGACGTACGCGCACGTGATGCCGGACGCCCCGGGACGGCTGAGGGCCCTGATGGATTCGGTCTTCACACGCGAGACCGAGCTGAGCCTGCCGCTCGAGTTCGAGGCCGTGGTCCAAGCGGCCTGACGCCCGGTGGCGCCATCGCGATGCGCCGATCCGATCCGCCCATGAATGACCGAGTTCAACGCTGCGTAGTCAGCACCGAACCAGCACGGGAGAGGTTGCCAGGGGTGCTGACAAGGGCTTTCGGGTCAGCACCGAACCAGCACGGGAGCCACCACGGAGGGTGCAAAACGGGCTGATCCACGCGTTTGTGGCAGGCGTCGACCGGGGGTTCCGGAATCCTTCGAGGTGTCCAAGGCGGCGATGTGGTGGTTGGGGACACAAGGTGGCGCCTGAATGTGATGTCCCGCCACATACGCTGCCGACCTGCGGGCTTCTACGGTATGGCCACACCAAACGTCCCCGCAGACCCCGGAAGTGGTGCACATGACCTCCCCCGCAACAACCGCACCATCGTCAACCGGAATCCGCCGAGTCGTCGCAGCGAGCCTGATCGGCACCACCATCGAGTGGTACGACTTCTTCCTCTACGGATCCGCCGCGGCCCTCGTTTTCAACCAGCTCTTCTTCCCCACCACCGACCCCATGGTGGGTACCCTCCTCGCGTTCCTCACCTACGCGATCGGCTTTGGCGCGCGTCCCCTG
Protein-coding sequences here:
- a CDS encoding TspO/MBR family protein; amino-acid sequence: MPAPARPHGSRQWWALAGFLAVSYGVAALGALASADAGEVYAALVRPGWAPPAWLFGPVWTVLYGMMAVAAWLVGRQPDRLRVRRAHMWWSVQLTLNLAWTPLFFAARQFGLALLDIVLLLAALATTVVLFRRLSRTAALLLVPYLLWVAFATVLNASIWQLNP
- a CDS encoding V-type ATP synthase subunit D, with the translated sequence MTGQHRVPPGRAGRLRLRRSLDTALRGADLLERKLHILLVHEQELRRAEEEADRGWRQHLGEAETWLLRGLLLGGEQALASAVVADRAEATVEWTATMGVRHPSGVSWTPAARAAAEPTPGNTALVVAEGAYREAVRAAAEFAAARTAARLLAEETHRTRLRVRVLRRHWIPRMHRELAAADLALEQAEHEDAVRRHWAAGLRARREAVSARSAGGTKSGEEAP
- a CDS encoding V-type ATP synthase subunit B — its product is MTAGYEVEYTDVREVRGPLLVVGGVSGVGWDEFVRITLGSGERRHGLVLEVDHDLAVVQVLEDTAGMDPSGTRIAFAGTPLRIPVGTGWLGRICNGRGEPADGGPPVLGATYAAVGGTPINPVRREPPSEPVLTGVGAIDVLTTLVRGQKLPVFSAAGLPHLELAVQIAAQSSCAGEAFSVVFAGMGLTHPDASFVREGLAERSASGELVLLLNTADEPVIERLLTPRLALTIAEHLAFDEARHVLVVMTDMTAYAEALREVSAARGEIPARRAYPGYLYSDLASLYERCGRIRGRPGSVTVLPLLTMPAGDITHPVPDLTGYITEGQIVLSGEAHALGVYPPLDALGSLSRLMRKGAGPGRTREDHLDVAAQLVAALARARQVRELADLIGRPALSPADLRYLDLEHAWLTRFLAQRPDEHRPLDQALDRAWEVLHALPRSRLTMIPAALYDAHHDDGGPHP
- a CDS encoding V-type ATP synthase subunit A; the protein is MGAVKAPHDAVEAPRILRVAGPLVELTYTGGTAMHDVVLLGEAAVPAEVVSIRGDVVTAQAYEYTGGLAPGGPARPQGGPLSVRLGPGLLGGVFDGLLRPLAHAGDRLTAGHTGMPEERTWSFTPSVPEGGQAAEGEVLGEIGLPVPLGVLVPPGCSGPVTRIAPAGSYDEGTVVAVVAGKEIRMSARWPVRKPRPVRERLGAVEPLTTGQRAIDLLFPMALGSTVAVPGSFGTGKTVLLQQIAKWCDADVIVYVGCGERGNEMADVIAELSELEDPRTGGRLHDRTVVIANTSNMPMMAREASIHTAATVAEYFRDMGLDVVLIADSTSRWAEALREFASRMGELPAEEGYPARLASELAAFYERAAAVRTLGGRTGSVTVIGAVSPPGGDVTEPVTAHTERFVRCLWSLDRDLAYARHYPALSWSASFSRDVAALAAARERAGDRDWPQRRTRVAALLTEADRLADLVELVGVAALPPQERVSVLAGRLLREGVLQQNALSPLDSYCSPAKTAALAEAVLTVVARCGELADSGARADAVEAVDFTPLLRAREEAGPEDTTAVEAARDTVLARLGEAL
- a CDS encoding glycosyltransferase gives rise to the protein MLNYPRLNWLPPRPEGPDYVFTGHLTPTGTLDPGPFWNSEVSRLRQAGRRLVLVALGTFLSARRDVLESVTRGILAERPDTSVIVAAGDQAEALAGLAGPRVALAATVPQQALLRQVDAMVHHGGNNSFTECLAAGVPALVLPFSSDQFSVAHDAERSGAGLCLDPHRLDPERAGQAVSALLDAPGRGVEELRRHVRLHGPRRAAQQLTALMA
- a CDS encoding V-type ATPase 116kDa subunit family protein produces the protein MPSSEALTPVRMRRVAVVAPYAALRETLVRVADAGCVELERLEEMGPGPAGRRLQRIRTPGREPVLAAAAPDLDALEREGRVELLAGEAQLEERLYSAVRRGEVAALAGWCPAAEVSRLGQRLAPIGGALVPLGAPRGVDPPTLLRGAQRPAGGFTPLVTTFGTVPYKDFDPSWPAGIVYVAMFGLMFGDVGHGGLLLLAALTLRLGRPRKLARWRRLWPFLAGAGAAGMLAGFAYGEFFGPTGLLPVLWLNPLDEPERLLAVSIGIGAVLLTLALAAGTVNRWREDGPGRALYAASGSAGLALLLGLGLGCWGLYLHHCPVVVAGAVLAAAGLALAGVGLFQGTAGGAAGAAETGVRLFDVVVRTGTNTLSFARLAAFGLTHAALADLVWRGTAGLADRGPGYLLAAVVVFVAGTAAAVALEALVAAVQALRLEFYEIFSRVFETEGRPFRPWHVRTAADAEVTS
- a CDS encoding CBS domain-containing protein, with the translated sequence MSVSASMSAPAVSVNATTTIGEAARRMDVYGVGCLVVTEGEGLHGIVTDRDIAVRAVAAGLDLDEPVRKIMTTPVVTVALASDIHTAYETFRNSSVRRLPVLDGQRVVGMLTVDDLLMDVFRRVADLLGPVAWSVLEEPPGPRDEIGPHAPVDGNGPTRSRGS
- a CDS encoding MerR family transcriptional regulator, giving the protein MRSWERRYAIGPAVRVAGKHRRWLPENIARLEEMCHLTGQGVPPAEAARAARVKAAGAFRFEDDAPATGEAGSWRTRDAATGAGPLSLTARCTPTPAATPPTTPAPQHCS
- a CDS encoding ATP synthase subunit C is translated as MIAWLIVLPLLAFALWAVRLLARRRPKSAVRWLLASNLLLLAGAVALLVTGLNGAAQGAPVQQSGEPAGPNSAALYSAAIAVAGASIGSALAVAYTGAAALAALGERPELFGRAIVIVGLAEGIAVYGLVVAILLIGQA
- a CDS encoding V-type ATP synthase subunit F is translated as MGTVAAIGEQVKVAGLALAGVDVHPAERPEDIRRAWRELSGDVALVIVTPAAAAALGPGIDSTEPLVAVMPS